The genome window GCCATCATTGGAAAGCCGGCTCTCGCCTCTCGTGAAATTCTGCACGGTCTCGACCTCCAAGGGATAGGCCCACTCGCACGTTCGTTCAAGAGAACCTTAGCCCGTGCAAGCCAACAAGCCGTCGCACAGGTGGGCACCGAGACTATTTCGGCTCGCCAATGCGCCACCATCTTTTTACGTGAGCTGTTGGCCGCCACCGCAGAATACGAACGCCAAAAATCGGACCCACATCGCACGCGACTACAGCGTTTCATTAGCCTCTTACGATGGTGGCGTAAAGAGGGACAGGTCACCGATCTCACCATGACGGTACCTGTGGAGAGCTACGAACCCTATCGGGCTGAACTCTACCAGATCGCCCGTAAGCTGGGTGTCAGCCGTTTCCGTACCCTTGATGAGCCGGTGGCCGCCGCCCTCGGTTATGGCATTGACCTCAGCGATGAAAAGCATCTGCTTGTTGTGGATTTCGGTGGAGGCACGCTCGACCTCGCCGTCGTTCGAACGCATCCCACCCACCCCTCCGGTCGTGATGCCTCTCAACATCGTGCGACCCTCCTTGCCGGTCGCGGCGCCGAACTCGGCGGAGAAACCGTAGACCAATGGCTTGCTGACTTCGCCTGCCAAAAGCTACGTGCCCATCAAATGGCTCTGCGCCCCGTGCTTCTTGCGCAAGCCGAAGCCGTTAAGAAAGACCTCAGCAACAAGGCCTCCATCGCCGATAGCAGCTTTTTCCTCCTACAAGGTGCCGGACGCATCGAAATTACACGCCAAGAGTTTATCGATCTGCTTGAAGAACGCGGCCTCTATCGCACCCTCGAAGTGTTAACCGATGCGGTGCTAGATGACTGTCGTCATGAACTTGATGAGGCCGACCTAGATGCCGTTCTCCTTGTTGGTGGCTCGACTCTTCTCCCCGGCGTCCGCGATCTCTTCGAAAAGCTTTTCGGGCCCCAGCGCGTCCACTACTGGGAGCCGTTTGAGGCCGTGGTAAAAGGAGCCGCCATTTTCGGCGCTGGATATAGCGTAGATCAAATCATCCACCACGACTACGCTATTCGCGTCTACAACGATGCGGAACAGAAAGCCGAATATGAGCGTCTTATTCGACGAGGTACAAGCTATCCCACTCCGGTGCCTTTTGAAACACGCTATTACGCCGTGACCGAAGGCCAACAACTGTTCCGCCTACCCGTCTGCGAGGTCGGTTACGCAGGACGCATGAACCTGCCATGGAAGCGCCGTAGCAACGGCAACGAATACTGGATACCTACAGAGGCTGAGGAAGCCGAGTGCGTTATCACCCTCAACGAGGGCGACACTCTGCGCCTCATACCGCCAGGACAAGGACCGCAGGCCCGCCTGCGGATCGACTTCTCAATTGATAGCAATCGCTATCTCTGTGCGACGATTCACGATCTGTTGAAACAGCGCGACCTGCGCACCGATGAACGAGTTGTAAAGCTGCGCTGAGATCGCCAAAAAATAAAACTAAGGAATATGAAGGAGATGGCCGATGCCCACTCAAAGAGAGGCAGGCCTGCGTGCACTGAAACAAGGGGATTTTGAAAGGGCGCGTGTGCTATTGGAAAGCGCCTGCTGGCAGTACCCCGAAGACTTCAAAGCACACTACCTACTAGGTGCCGTTTACTATAGCTGTCGGCGCTACGACCAGGCGGTCTCGGCTCTGCAGAGAGCCGTGTTTCTAAAACCACATTCACCACAAGCTCACTATAACCTCGGCATTGCCCTCGAACGTATCGGCAAATGGGACGATGCCGCCAATGAAGTGCGTAAGGCACTTGAGCTCGATCCTCGCTATGAAGTCGCTTCAGGCACTCTACGCAAATGGGCACGCGCCGGTAAAATCTCTCTAACCCCAGAAGAAGAGGACAGACTGTTAGCCGGCCTGCCGCGCAATTGGCTCACCTCGCACAATGCTGACGCCGCGCCATCCCAGGTGGAGACGTCTTCCCAAGAGGTACAGAGTTCCACAGAATCCGAAGCCCTAAATGCCAGCCCATTCTCCTCCTCCGCTATGCTGCCGCCCTTCATGGACACCAAACCTTCGCCCCAAGAAAGTGTTAGCCCGCCTATTAGCCAACCGGTAGCTGCCCAGGATAACTCCCTCGATGTGTCATCTGCAAACCAACCCAGCCCTCCAGATGCCCTACCTATAGTTACCGAATCAGCTCCACAGCAGCATGAGATACAGACACAGACCTCCTCAGAAGAAGGCAACAACGATCCCCCACAAACGGATGTCCCAACTCTACAGCCTAGCCTGTTAGCACCACCACCCATCGAATGGTCGCAGCCGGACGAGGTGCCGTTGCTGTCCGATCCGCTCGACCCTGTCCTCCTGCAAGAGGCCCTAGAGACCGCCAACGAAGCCGCACCGCCACCCTCACCTGTTGCTCCCCCACCGATTCTCTCAGAAGTGGCTTCACCTCCTGCAGCGACTCTGGAAGAGCCTACCGACAATCTAGAGCTGACAGAGCCACTGGCCTCATCGGTATCCGGCGAGGTATTGATCCCGCCGGAAATAAAAGAACCCACTGATGTCAACGTTCTTGAACTGCTGGCCCCACCAGAGATATTTGAGGTACCTACGCCCGAATCACTCCCAACGCCTTCCGTGCCACCTCCTGTTATCGAGGAAGACGACAACGAGAAACAAAACCTCGCAATGACCTCTATACCGGAAGATTCCCTTAGCGCAGCTGACAACAGCTCGATAGCAACCGAGTCGGGGACACATGTGACAGGTTTCACAGGCACCACAGTGCGCGAAACAGAGACAACGTCTTCGCACCCTACATCTCTGCCAATTGAGCCAGTATCTGCATCGCTAGAGCCTCCGATGCTCGAGACACCTCTTGAACACGCTACCCACGAGTCCGCCGAAGAGAGCGCCTCCTCTCCTCCCCACAAGCCATCTCTATCCACAAATGCCCCAGAAGAGACTGCAAGTGCAGCCGATCAAAATCGAGTTCAGTCCAAGTCACGCTCAGCAAAAGCAAGGGCCTCCGACGAACCCGACACAGAGGATTACATCTATTTTGTGCCCGTACCCTGCCAAGAGGCCACCGAAGCGTTGCAAATTGCCATCGCTAGCCTTGTTCTCTTTGTAGTCGGTATTGTCCTAGGCCCTATTGCTATTCGCAAAGCCATCGAGGCCAAACGATGGATCGCCGCTAGTCCCTACTTCACAGGCGCCACCCAAGCCAACATCGCCCTTGTATTAGGCGTTCTCAGCACCGTTATTTCCCTGATCTTTTGCATTCACTACGTTCCTACCCTTTTCGCCACCCATTAGAGAGGAACATATCGTTCATGCGCGTACTTGTCACAGGCGCTACCGGTTTTTTAGGTAAAGCCCTCTGTACACAACTACAGAAGCAGGGACACACCCTATCGATTGTAACACGCTACCCTGAGCGTGTCCACTCTGTGTTCGGAGCAAACGTCGAAAGCATCTGTTGGAACCATCAAAGCTCCCTTCTCAAAGCCTTAGAAGAGGCTCAGGCCGTGATCAATTTAGCAGGCGCCTCCATCGCCGGTAAGCGCTGGAACGCAGCCTATAAAGAGGAGCTTGTGCGCTCTCGTGTGGAGACCACCCATACCCTTGTAGATAGCATGCATCGCTGTAAGCAACCTCCCTCTATCCTCCTCTCCGCCTCGGCGGTAGGTTACTATGGGGACTGCAACGATAAGATGATCACAGAGGAGCGGCCAGCCGGCTCCGATTTTTTGGCAGAGCTCTGCCTCCAGTGGGAGGCCGAGGCCAACCGCGCTCGCCAGTGTGGAGCACGCGTGGCGACGATGCGACTAGCCACGGTGCTCGGACCGGGCGGCGCCTTAGCGAAGATGCTAAGGCCTTTCCCCTCTCTCCCTATCAACCCATGGAAACTCGGTTTAGGAGGCCCGTTTGGCTCGGGAAAACAGTGGATGCCCTGGATCCATATCGAAGATGCCGTAGGCCTCTTCCTATGGGCTCTTCAGGAAGCCTCGCTCGACGGTCCATGTAACGCGGTAGCCCCCGAGACGATTAGTAATTTAGAGTTTGCTCGTGCCCTCGCAAGTCTCTACGGCAAACAAGCCTCTTTCCCTATTCCTGCCTTTCTCCTTAGGCTTCTACTTGGAGAGTTTGCCGAATCGCTCCTCGCCAGCCAGCGCGTTGTGCCCGCCGTTGCAAAACGTCTCGGCTATACCTATCGCTATCCGGAGCTACTGCCGGCTCTCAAAGAGAGCGTCACAGTATTAGAGAGAGTGTTTAAGCAGTGAACTGGTTTACCTATTCCGACTATTGCCCCTAAAGCCTCCCTTGGCAAGCAGGACAATGTCTTGTATGTACCCGTAAAACCAAGCATGTTTAAATTTCCACTTTCGGTTGCAAACGCACAATTTCAGGCGTATACTAATCTCGATCCGACAGGAAAAAGAGAGATAATACGCATGAAGGCGCGTTGCCAACTAGTAACCTCGTTCTTTCTGGCCATTCTTCTCCTTCGCCTTACCGTACTATCCTGTAACGCGGCACAGCAAAATGCACCACAGTCGCCTTCTCTTATGGCGCTCGGGGGGATCGGTTCGGGCGCTGTGTTTCTTAGCTCCGACGCAAGCCTTGCTGCAGCGGAGCCAACCGCCGGCGATTATCACTCCTTTCCTCCCTATGAAATCGGCTTTCTTGCAGCGCGTGTTCGTATTGGGGAAGAGACCCACGCCGTGCTCCTCTCGACACAAAGCCTTCACGATTTGCCTAGTCTACCCAAGTTGGCCACTACACGCCGTTTCCCTATCGCGCATTTTCAAGTTCCCCAAGACCTTTTGCCCGTAGCAACGGAGCTTCTTGCCTTCTCCTCTTTTATTCCGCACGATATTGCCAACTCCACTCTGCCCGTAGCTGGCTTTGTGGTTACCTTTCATAATCCGCTGCCCATTGCCGCTGAGGTCAGTGCCCTCATCTCCTGTCCATCGCTCTTCCAGCAGCCTCTTAAAGCGGAGATACTACCTGCAGCGAACGGCTTTTTCGGGGCACATATCGTGAGCAAACAGGGAGAAACAGCCGTTCTTACATACCCCCAAAGAGGAGACGCCACGGTAACCGCCTGTTGCTGGAATACAGGTGCGCCCAATGCTGCATGGTGGCACGACTTTCAAGAAACCGGCGATCTAACCGGCCAACAGCAACTCGATAATGCTAGTTCGCCCTCTATTGCCATCTGTGTCCATCTCACCCTCGCACCTCACGACCAAGTACAAATTCCGTTTGCTGTGGCCTGGCACACCAATCTTTCTCCATCGCCCTACTATGCTGCCCTCTTTCCTAACGCGACCGCTATCGCCCAAAGACTTCTCGCAAACTGGCTGGCCCTCTATGCCCTTACAGCTGAATGGCAGGACAACCTTAACTTCTCTAATCTCCCTGCCCAACTGCTCCAAAAGTTAACCGATAGCCTTCAACCGCTGCTTACTAACGCAACACTCGATCAACAAGGCGCACTGGCGCTTCCTAAAGAGGCTTCCCTCCCTCCCGCAGACAGACTCGTTCAAAGGCTTTTTCTCCTATCGCCCCTGCTCGACCTCTATCCCGATCTCATCGTCACAGAGATTCGGAAACTCAGCGACTCGTTTCAACAGACCAAGAACAATATAGACGCCGCTGCCCTCCTGATTCTCAGTAACGCCTATGTGCATCAGACAAATAATCTCATACCGCTTACAACGAACGCCCAGACTCTACAAGCAGCCATCCAAGCGGTAGCTAGTTCACAACCCCAAGCCAATATCCTGTGGACATGGGCTGCCCTGTTTGCGGCCGAGTCACTTACCGATCTGATCCATGCTCAGTCTCTTAAGATGCAACTCTCTCAGGCTTTTACCAAAGCAAACGAAGTTATTACCCAGCAATTCCAAAGCTTCACGGCCCCTACAACTGCTTCGGACTTTCCGGCTAAATGGCTCGACCAAATAGCGCTTATTCGCGTCTTTTTACCCGACATCCCTATCCCCCTCACCATTCCTCATCTACTCTCCTACACCCACGTGCTCTCTGCAAGCCAAGCATTTCTACTTGTTGCTCAGAACGATCCCGACAGAGGATTTCGCTACCTGTCTTCCATAGCTACGGAACCCGACAACCCCACCGCAGTAGTTATCTGGAGTCTTCTCAAAGCTCTAGATGGGTTTCGAATCGATCAGATACAGCGAGAGCTGTGGCTTCTGCCATCCTTCCCCAGCGCGTGGCCCCGCCTTGAAAGCCCTATCTTCTCAGCCAACCTATGGGCAACGCTCCACTATACTCCCACCGCACGAGGAGAGATAATGCGTTTCTATGTGGTCCGTCTCTTTGCACCCGGCCCTCTCGCCTATCCACACAGCGCAGGCCTACTTCCCAAGCTGCCAGCACCACAGCTTGAAATCAACGCTCTATATATTCCAGCGCCCCCACCATTCCCCGAGAGACGGCCCAATCGCCTAACTGAAGTCCATCTCAGCCTAGCTCAACGCCCACTGGGCTTTCGATTAAAGCCCATCAATCCTTCCGTCCTCTGTCTGCAACTCGATGCTCCCCTACAATTAACCGCAGGCGATGAGCTGGACATTGAAGTCCATTAAGCGTTGCCAACAGACGTAGCCATTTAAAATGCGAGTTTGACTATCCAGCACGCGCTGGTTGAAGGATATTTTGAGGCTCGATAACCTCAAATACTCCACGAGCCGCCCAACCGTATTGGGAGGTAAGCCGGGGTAACAGATACATGGGCACTCTGCGCACAAGGGGGGCACGCTTTACCTGTCCATGCTGACGTTCCCATAGCAGATCGGCGGCCTCCCGACCGAGCTGTTCCCACGGCAGATAGAGTGTGGTGAGAAAATGCGCGCCTCCGATGGCGGTATTATCAAACCCCACCATAGCTGGCCATCGTACCGTCGGCAAACCGCTGTTCCGCAAAACCGAAATAACCCCCAGCGCTATTCGATCGTTTGCAGCGACGATCGCAGTTATCTCTCCCATTCGGCGCAACAACGCCTCTCCAAGCTCGACCCCGATGTGAAACATCGCTTCTCCTGTCCACGTTGGCACCTTGGAAGGATGAAATGCTAACCCCTGAGGGCTAAGCCCACTTGATTCTAAAGCTTCGCGCCATCCCTCTTCACGCAACACAGACCATTCAAAGCCCGGATGCAGTTTCGCAGAGGTATGTGCCCCCAAAAAGGCGATTTGGCGATGTCCCAGGCGAATGAGATGGTTGGCCGCCATTCGACCCCCCTCAAACTCGTCAAAGGCCACCACGTCGCCTAAACTGCCAGACGAAGAGGAGGCAAAGGTTACATTCGGCAAAGCCTCCTGGTCGAAATAGGAAAAGATCTCCCTGTTCTCCGGCGAGGAGATATCTCCAAAAACGCCTAAAATGGAGGGAAGCTGCCCCTGATGAAAAAGCTCCCTTATCTGCCCTGGACGCAAGGCCAAAGTGGTCGCACCGAGTTGAGCCATGCGCATTTCGAAACCATGCTGCGCGGCCAAAGGCATGTCTTCCTGAACGATCCATAGATAGAATCCTTCAAGAGGGACAGGACGTCTCCTCACGAACGTGCCGACGCGCGAGACTGTGCAAAGCAATCCTTCTTCCACCAAAGTTTGCATGGCACGATGGGTAACGTTGACCGAAATGTTATATTTTTTTGCCAACTCCTTCATGGGAGGCAGCGTCTCACCAGGTTGTAAACTACCAGAACGCACCGCCTCGCGCAAATCTTGAATAAGCGCGTTTCGACGTCGTTCCACCTCTCTTCGTGTCGCCATAACTTTCTCTCTCCAAGGGTACTACTTTACGTACTTTGGGTCTTAGCTGTATCAGCGAAAACTCACACAGTTTAAAACAGTTAGTATTTCCTAAAAAGTTCCCTCACCTATATGGTCTCTCTGCAAACGAGGTCTCTTGTTAGGAGATATCCGTATCGAAAGACTCTTTTAACGTCAAAAAGTTTCGCTTTTTCTCATCGGAGCAGAAAATGCAGGACATCGGCTTGTCTCCGTTGAAGTTATGTTGGAAAATACTCGAGGAGGAAGCGGAATATGTCGAGCCGTCAAGGAAAAGCGGTGCTGCTAAATGCCCCTAACACGCCCGCCGTTGTTGAAGATATTCTGGTAGACCCACCAGGTCCTAATGAGGTTCTTGTGAGAATCGTGGCTAGTGGGGTTTGCCACACAGACCTCACGGTAAAAAAACTTGAAGGCATGGGCATGCCTTTCCCCATTGTGCTCGGCCACGAGGGTGCCGGTTATGTAGAGGAGGTAGGCGAAGGTGTAACCCATCTTGCGCCAGGCGATCCGGTGGTACTAGCCTACCGTGCCCCTTGTGAACAATGCCCGGCCTGCCGCCGTGGAGACCCGCGCCACTGCTATGTAGCCCTACGCCCCAAACAGCGCATCCATCGCAAGCGCGATGGAGCTCTTTGTTCGCAGGTGCTTCGCTGTGGCACCTTCAGCACCTATACGGTTGTTCATGCAAAGGCTGCCATCAAAATGCCATCGGATATGCCCCTCGATAAAGCATGTCTTATCGCATGCGGAGTCGTCACCGGCGTCGGTGCTACCTTCAACACGACACCCGTCTTTGCCGGATCGCGCGTGGCTGTTATCGGTTGTGGAGGCGTTGGGTTGAGTGTTATCCAGGGTGCGAAGTTAGCCCACGCACGCCAGATCATCGCCGTAGACATTAACCCGACGAAGTTGGAGTGGGCTCGAAAATTCGGCGCCACGCACACCGTCAACGCACGCGAGACAGACCCCGTTGCAGCCGTACGCTCCCTCACCGAAGATGGCTACGACGGAGGAGTAGAGTTTGCTTTTGAGGCCACGGGCATCCCTTCTTGTATCGAGCAGGCCGTGCGTATGCTGGCCTATGGAGGCACCGCGACAACCATCGGTCTTCCCGCAGCCACCGACAGCGTTACCCTTAATTTGGGCGATATGGCCACCGGTGTCTATTGGAACAAAGCCGCCCTGCGGGTTTGTCACGCCGGCGACACACTCCCCTCACACGATTTCCCTCTCCTAGCCCAGCTTTACCTACAAAAACAGCTTAACCTTGACGACATGGTCACTCGAATTATCGGGCTAGAGGATGTGGAAGACGCCTTCCATGAGATGGAGACAGGCAACGTAATTCGCTCGGTCATTAAACTTCCTGCGTGAAGAAGTGGAATCGAAACAGATGAGGATACAACGGGCGACGCGGCTCTATAACGAATGGATGGCTCTCTACACGGTACCGGTTGAATCCGATCTGCAACTCAAATATAAGGCCATGGCCTCCAGCGCATTCCCCTTTCTACGCGCTACCTTCTATCGCTGGATGCAGCGTTGGCCGAAGGTCTGTGCAGAGTTTGCCAATGCCCCTACGGTGCTTGGCGTCGGCGACCTCCATGTAGAGAACTTCGGCACCTGGCGCGATGCCGAAGGACGGCTTGTTTGGGGCATCAACGATTTTGATGAGGCTGCCCATTTCCCCTATACGCTCGACATTATTCGACTCGCAACTAGCGCCATCTTGGCCATTGAGGAAAATCATCTTCACCTCTCCGCCGACGTAGCCTGCACAGCGATTCTGGAAGGCTATCTTGAGAGTCTTGCAAAGGGCGGACGTCCCTATGTGCTTGCGGAAGAACACGGTTGGTTACGCCATTTAACTACCGGCGAGCTGCGCAACCCCGAAAAGTTTTTTCATAAGATGGACGCTCTCCCCGAACCAGAAGGGCCTATTCCCGAAAGCGCTCAAGTAGCCCTAGAACACCTTTTACCGGCGAAAGGGCTCTCCTATAAGCTAAAACGACGGATTGCTGGACTTGGCAGCCTCGGACGCCCACGCTACGCTGCCATCGCCGAATGGGAAGGAGGTTTGGTGGTTCGCGAGGCAAAAGCTCTCCTTCCCTCGGCGGCGATCTGGGCTGCAGGGCTTGAGCGCGCTCCCGAAATCTACTATCAGGCTCTCCTCGATCGCGCCGTGCGCTGCCGCGACCCCTTTGTTCGCCTCGAAGGACACTGGATCGTTCGTCGCCTTGCCCCCGATTGCTCACGTATCGAACTATCTCAGCTGCCTCAGGAGCGTGACGAGCAGAGGCTTCTCCACGCCATGGGCTTTGAAACCGCCAACGTTCACCTCGGCTCCCCTAACTGCATAGCAGATGTTCTTCCACACGTGAAACGGCTTAAGGCGAGCCAACTTCGCTCCGCAGCTAATGCGATGGTAGAAGCTACCCTTGACGATTGGCAAAAATGGCGTCAGGACCCCTTCCCCGAGAAAAAAACGACCAAGTCACACTAACTCGTCACCGCGCATCCTCTTTTTGGGGTATTGGTATTAAGAGAAAAACTGTGCCGCAAAACGACAGACGGCATTCGTGTTACAACTTTTTGGAACAGGAGTTTTCCATGGAAAGAATCTATAACTTCAGCGCCGGCCCTGCTATGCTACCTCTACCTGTGCTCGAAGAGGCGAGTAAAGGTGTCCTCGAAATACAAAATTCCGGTATGTCCATTCTAGAGGTCAGTCATCGAGGCAAACACTATGAAGCCATTCATTACGATACGATCCAACGTGTGCTCTCCGTGCTTAGCCTCTCACCTGAAGAATTTGACGTTCTTTTTTTGGGAGGAGGGGCAAGCCTCCAGTTTGCTATGCTCCCAATGAACTTCCTTCGTGCCGGTCAAACGGCCGACTATATCAATACGGGCGAATGGGCCGTTAAAGCCATCTCTGAAGCAAAACGCTTCGGCACCGTAAATATTGCCGGTACCTCGGAAGACAGACGTTACTCCTATATCCCAACCGAACTACACCTCTCCCCAAGCGCACGTTATGTTCATATCACCACCAACAATACGATCGAAGGAACCGAGTGGCATACGCTACCCGAGACCAACGGCGTGCCATTGGTGGCAGACTGCTCTTCCGACATCTTTGCGCTTGAACGAGACTATTCGCGCTTCCACCTCTTCTATGCAGGTGCTCAAAAAAATGCCGGTCCCGCAGGGGTTACCCTCGTGGTAGCGAGAAAAGAGTTCCTCCAACAAGCGGCCGACGACGTGCCAACCATCCTCTCCTATAAAACACATGCGAAGGCAAACTCACTCTATAACACGCCCCCAGTTTTTGCCATCTATGTGATGAACCTTGTTATGAAATGGATAGAAGCCCAAGGTGGTCTGAAAACGATCGAGGCGCACAACCGTCAGAAAGCTGCTCTTATCTACGATGCGCTCGATGCACATCCTGATGTCTACGACCCCACCGTAACACAAAAGGCCGATCGTTCCCTCATGAACGTGACCTTCCGACTTAAAAACCCAGAATGGGAAGCGGCTTTTCTAGAAGGTGCCAAGGCGAGGAAAATGGAGGGTCTAAAAGGTCACCGATCGGTCGGAGGGTTCCGCGCCTCCATCTATAATGCGTTTCCCATAGAAGGTTGTCAGGCGCTTGCGGACTACCTCCATGCATTCGCCGCCAATCCCACATCAAAAGCAAGCTAAGAGGCTAAAAATGGATCCTACACTCCAAAAACTGCATCGTTGGATTGACGATCATCAGAATGAAATCATCGAGGCCCTTCAGGGGGTCTTGCGCATCCCCAGCGTAGAAGGCCCACCGGAACCCGGTGCTCCCTATGGCCGTGCCGTTCGCGAGGCTTTAGACTATACTCTCGAACTGAGTCGCAAACTCGGTTTTCGTGTGCGCGATATTGACGGACATGCCGGGGATGCGGAGTTTGGCGAAGGCTCCGAATATATAGGAGTATTGGGGCATCTCGATGTTGTCCCTGAAGGAGAGGGTTGGCACTACCCACCCTATGGCGCCGAAATCCACGATGGCTATATCTATGCACGGGGCGCCTCCGATGATAAAGGCCCAACCTATGCTGCGCTATTCGCTGCTAAAGCGCTCATGGAGAGCGGCTCGCCGCTTCGACGCAGGGTCCGGATTATCTTCGGCTGCAATGAGGAGAGCGGCTTTGGCTGCATGCATCACTATTTCGATGTCACTAACCAAGAACGCCCTCTCTACGGTTTCACCCCTGATGCCTCCTTCCCCCTTATCTACGCAGAGAAAGGCATTGTGAACCTTACTCTCTCCAAACCCCTCCCAAATAACAACGCAGATCTCTATATTGCCTATGCCCAGGGTGGTCGCCGTCCGAATATGGTGCCCGATCATGCAAGCGCCCTCCTTGCCGGCAGCGCTAAAGCGCTACGTGAGGCCGAAACCCTCCTAAACCGCTACTGGGATCGTAACATTACGTTCAACCACACAGATGAAGGCATAAAAATAGAGGCTATCGGCAAATCGGCACATGGCAGCCATCCCACAGCTGGCGACAATGCCATTGTGCGACTTGCCCGCGTCTTGTGCGAGTTCGAACTTCCTGAACGCTCCCTTTGGCTCGATTGGGTCGTGCACGCCTCAGATACAGCCGGCAGTGGTCTGGGAATCGCCCACCGTGACGACGTGTCCGGACCTCTCACCTCTAACCTCGGCGTCTTGGAGTACAAGGGCGGACGCGTTTTTCTCACCTATAACATCCGTTACCCTGTTACCTGGCCGTTAGATAGTCTGCTGGATCAAGGACGTCCGTTTTGGGAAAAGGAGGGATGGAGCTACGAGGTTACCCAGGGTCACGCCCCCCTCTACGTACCGCTTGATCAAGAACCGGTGGCAACCCTTCTGCGCGTCTATCGTGAAGAAACAGGAGATATGAAAAGTCAACCTGGCACAATGGGCGGAGGAACCTATGCACGCGCAACACCACGTACCGTTGCCTATGGTGCTGCTTTCCCCGACGGAAAAGATGGACCAGCTCACGAGCCGGACGAGCGTATCGCGATTCAGTCCGTGCTGAAAGCAGCAAAAATCTACGCTCATGCCCTTTACGAACTCGCGAAGTAAACCGTTGCACGTCCCACGGTGCCGCTCGCCCCAATACTGCGGAGGCGAATAGCGAACAGTGCTCCTCTCCACTCCCCATTCGCTATTCGCCCCTTTTCGAGGGGAAGGCCTCGTGGAAAGTTCAGAATTCGAAGCAAGTA of Chthonomonas calidirosea T49 contains these proteins:
- a CDS encoding Hsp70 family protein, whose protein sequence is MGTETISARQCATIFLRELLAATAEYERQKSDPHRTRLQRFISLLRWWRKEGQVTDLTMTVPVESYEPYRAELYQIARKLGVSRFRTLDEPVAAALGYGIDLSDEKHLLVVDFGGGTLDLAVVRTHPTHPSGRDASQHRATLLAGRGAELGGETVDQWLADFACQKLRAHQMALRPVLLAQAEAVKKDLSNKASIADSSFFLLQGAGRIEITRQEFIDLLEERGLYRTLEVLTDAVLDDCRHELDEADLDAVLLVGGSTLLPGVRDLFEKLFGPQRVHYWEPFEAVVKGAAIFGAGYSVDQIIHHDYAIRVYNDAEQKAEYERLIRRGTSYPTPVPFETRYYAVTEGQQLFRLPVCEVGYAGRMNLPWKRRSNGNEYWIPTEAEEAECVITLNEGDTLRLIPPGQGPQARLRIDFSIDSNRYLCATIHDLLKQRDLRTDERVVKLR
- a CDS encoding tetratricopeptide repeat protein, whose protein sequence is MPTQREAGLRALKQGDFERARVLLESACWQYPEDFKAHYLLGAVYYSCRRYDQAVSALQRAVFLKPHSPQAHYNLGIALERIGKWDDAANEVRKALELDPRYEVASGTLRKWARAGKISLTPEEEDRLLAGLPRNWLTSHNADAAPSQVETSSQEVQSSTESEALNASPFSSSAMLPPFMDTKPSPQESVSPPISQPVAAQDNSLDVSSANQPSPPDALPIVTESAPQQHEIQTQTSSEEGNNDPPQTDVPTLQPSLLAPPPIEWSQPDEVPLLSDPLDPVLLQEALETANEAAPPPSPVAPPPILSEVASPPAATLEEPTDNLELTEPLASSVSGEVLIPPEIKEPTDVNVLELLAPPEIFEVPTPESLPTPSVPPPVIEEDDNEKQNLAMTSIPEDSLSAADNSSIATESGTHVTGFTGTTVRETETTSSHPTSLPIEPVSASLEPPMLETPLEHATHESAEESASSPPHKPSLSTNAPEETASAADQNRVQSKSRSAKARASDEPDTEDYIYFVPVPCQEATEALQIAIASLVLFVVGIVLGPIAIRKAIEAKRWIAASPYFTGATQANIALVLGVLSTVISLIFCIHYVPTLFATH
- a CDS encoding TIGR01777 family oxidoreductase, coding for MRVLVTGATGFLGKALCTQLQKQGHTLSIVTRYPERVHSVFGANVESICWNHQSSLLKALEEAQAVINLAGASIAGKRWNAAYKEELVRSRVETTHTLVDSMHRCKQPPSILLSASAVGYYGDCNDKMITEERPAGSDFLAELCLQWEAEANRARQCGARVATMRLATVLGPGGALAKMLRPFPSLPINPWKLGLGGPFGSGKQWMPWIHIEDAVGLFLWALQEASLDGPCNAVAPETISNLEFARALASLYGKQASFPIPAFLLRLLLGEFAESLLASQRVVPAVAKRLGYTYRYPELLPALKESVTVLERVFKQ
- a CDS encoding GH116 family glycosyl-hydrolase, with the protein product MKARCQLVTSFFLAILLLRLTVLSCNAAQQNAPQSPSLMALGGIGSGAVFLSSDASLAAAEPTAGDYHSFPPYEIGFLAARVRIGEETHAVLLSTQSLHDLPSLPKLATTRRFPIAHFQVPQDLLPVATELLAFSSFIPHDIANSTLPVAGFVVTFHNPLPIAAEVSALISCPSLFQQPLKAEILPAANGFFGAHIVSKQGETAVLTYPQRGDATVTACCWNTGAPNAAWWHDFQETGDLTGQQQLDNASSPSIAICVHLTLAPHDQVQIPFAVAWHTNLSPSPYYAALFPNATAIAQRLLANWLALYALTAEWQDNLNFSNLPAQLLQKLTDSLQPLLTNATLDQQGALALPKEASLPPADRLVQRLFLLSPLLDLYPDLIVTEIRKLSDSFQQTKNNIDAAALLILSNAYVHQTNNLIPLTTNAQTLQAAIQAVASSQPQANILWTWAALFAAESLTDLIHAQSLKMQLSQAFTKANEVITQQFQSFTAPTTASDFPAKWLDQIALIRVFLPDIPIPLTIPHLLSYTHVLSASQAFLLVAQNDPDRGFRYLSSIATEPDNPTAVVIWSLLKALDGFRIDQIQRELWLLPSFPSAWPRLESPIFSANLWATLHYTPTARGEIMRFYVVRLFAPGPLAYPHSAGLLPKLPAPQLEINALYIPAPPPFPERRPNRLTEVHLSLAQRPLGFRLKPINPSVLCLQLDAPLQLTAGDELDIEVH
- a CDS encoding GntR family transcriptional regulator, producing the protein MATRREVERRRNALIQDLREAVRSGSLQPGETLPPMKELAKKYNISVNVTHRAMQTLVEEGLLCTVSRVGTFVRRRPVPLEGFYLWIVQEDMPLAAQHGFEMRMAQLGATTLALRPGQIRELFHQGQLPSILGVFGDISSPENREIFSYFDQEALPNVTFASSSSGSLGDVVAFDEFEGGRMAANHLIRLGHRQIAFLGAHTSAKLHPGFEWSVLREEGWREALESSGLSPQGLAFHPSKVPTWTGEAMFHIGVELGEALLRRMGEITAIVAANDRIALGVISVLRNSGLPTVRWPAMVGFDNTAIGGAHFLTTLYLPWEQLGREAADLLWERQHGQVKRAPLVRRVPMYLLPRLTSQYGWAARGVFEVIEPQNILQPARAG